Genomic DNA from Cucumis melo cultivar AY chromosome 10, USDA_Cmelo_AY_1.0, whole genome shotgun sequence:
AAACGAGAGCAGGATGAATCTTAATAGTCCATTGAAGAAGATAACGTTTCAAGCAATGACAAAAAGAGAAATTTCACCttgaaattgagaaaaaggattGTCCGTTGAAGCGGGGAAGAAAAGAAGAGCATCCACCTGCCCGGAAAATCTTCCACCGCCACAAATTGTTGGGAAAACCCAATCTTTATGAAAGAAAAATTtccttttcaaaatttatacttccggtttataataattttatgaGAATTATTCGTAAAGACCAAaactttaagaaaaaaaaagtttattaaaattttattagcaatcaaatttgaatgaaattacaAGGGAATTATATCTAGAAATGAAATTAATGaagtgattaaattaaaacttagGGAATTGAATGGTGGAAGCACATTTAGGCCTGGGAAGAATTGGGCATTTGATGAACTCAGAACCCGAAGTATCAACACATAAATAAATTTGGTAAAGTTGAGAATTCCCAGCTGAATCTTTGTTACATTCAATCCCAGGAGTAAATCCAATCCCTTCTTCTATTGCATTTTTCACGCTCTCTAAACTATACATCTCATCGTTTGCTTCAATTCCCGCATTATTAAGAACGTTAAGAAGATTGGCCTTCCCCTTCAGTTTAATAGCCGCTTCGAAATATTCTTTTTGGTCGAGTTCCGACTCGGAACACGTCCCATGTTTCTCCCACTCGTGTGACCAAAACCTTAACCCATTGCTGCTTGGACAACTTAACGATGGCCAATGTTTTTCCATGCTGCTTAACACTTCCGATATCTAATAACATGGAGATATAAATTAttagcatatatatataatcacttGTTGCATATTATGCTAATTAAAACTCAACTACCATCACCTGAGTTCGATCGAAAACACTATCGGGATTGCAATCGGAGGGATAGGTTCCATCTTTGTAATTAGGCCAAAGACCATGGATCCCGAAATCTGCAACAGGCCTTCCTGTTTTAGGATAGCAACAATGTTGTTTCTTTGTATCACAATATGCCCCAGGCCACTACAAGAACAACGTAtagtaattaatttttataaacttCAAAGAAGCTTACATTCACTTAGGCTAATCTCACACGCCAACATGTTGAATCCTATTATAAAGATCTAATTAATCAATGTACCTGTTGAACAAAGTAGAAAAAATCGAAGTCTTGAGAAAGGCAAAGGGATGATAGAGGTTGCAAAAGGAGAAGATTGAATATGAAAATTGAGTAGTTGAGTTTCATGTTTGTTTGTTTGGGTTTGAGGAAATGATACAAGTAAGATCATGTTTTTATAGGCCAAAAGAAGATAAGTAAGGAAGTTGCTTAGAATATGCTTTTTTGGGGGGCTTAGACGAAATCACCTAACGCTTGCGTCCAGTAATGGACAAGTTACTCCACAATAATGCTTTTCTAATTGCATTTGAGAAACCAAAAgtaacaacaaagtttgatgagaaatgttggtatttatttaaatataaccCGACTTGCTTGTATTAATATCTAAGTAAAGAGAAGATGGTGACTTTCGTGATTAGGACCCACGTTTAACACTTTATGATAAACTAATGTGTTATTTTTTAATGCAAACATATAGTTAGTAGTGCCATTTCAAATGTTTGAATAAATAATTGGGTTTAGAgcatagttagttatatatgtTAAAACTTGGAAGAGTAAAATTGGAAATTGGTACAATCGTGCAAGTCAAACTATGTTACGAAGGTAGGCCACCTAAACCTAactttttaaactaataataaaagCACTTCCCACCTCcttcttttgctttttcttATCTATCTTTATTAGATATGatataaaaagaagagaaatcTCGTTAGTATATTTTATATGTACAATTAAACTAGgtttatattaatattagtcTATCAGTAAACTTGTCGGAATTTATAGCTTTTTCTATGATcgtataataacaataattttaatGGTATGGTGTAATTTTTAGATACAATCGAATTAATCATCCTCTACTCGTCAATCAGATTGTGCCTTCTTTTACAGATTTTAACATGAGTCTCATATGTTAGTGGAATGCAGAACACAAGTAAATAATACCAAACGAAATTAGATGAGGTTTACTTTCTAAATTACTATTAAATGGATTAGATCCCCTAGCTAGCATCTAAAATAGTAATTATAGTAATAAAGTCCCCTTGAATTAAGCTTTTCATTATGAATTTAATGACCTTATCTCATTTACTTCTCAAGTTATAAAAATCTATAAAGCAAAATAACACAAAGAGAAAAATGAGAATTAAAAATTAATCATCATTCACAGACAATGATCATAACACATTTTGCtcgttattttaatttttgaataaATAATTGATGTCACGAAATCAAACATAATATCGTAAATGATAAAAATATCAACAACACAACCATGTGTTCGAGATCCAAGATATTTCAACAATTGAAATATGAAATCAGATGATTTATTTTCAAATGATTCGTCCAGATTtgttttcataaataatttaatttagacttTTGAAAAGTATAAAAAAGAGAAACATTATTATGGAGACACGAGCAATTCATAAAATCTTCTCACAACGATTGATCTATCAACCATCACATGATCACAATAAAGATACAACTtcattatataatattttaaccCAAATTAGTTGACCAACGACAGTTACACTTTTCCATGATcacaacaaaagaaaacatGAAAATAGGGAAACTAATTTTAGTAACAACAAATGTGAACATAATCACAAAGAAAAcacaaatgtaaaagatcatTAGATCTCTAAAATTTGGGGAACTCAACAGAAGAAGCACAGTTTGAATTTGGGAAAACCGGACAGTCAATGAAGTTGGAAGCAGATGAATCAACACACAAATAAATCTCATACAATTGACTGTTGCCTGACCCATCAACGTTGCAACTGATTCCGGGGGTTAGCTTAATTCCTTCCTCGATTGCACTCTTAATCTTATCAAGACTGTAGTGACTTCCATCTGGGTTTATTCCTGCATCAAAAAGCACACACACACAACCCCATTATTCAATTTTACAACTTTTTTTCTTATGATGGGGTTCATTTTGATTATGACTTTAGATTAATTACCTGCTGTCTGAAGAGCTTGGAGGATGTTGGCTTGTGCTTTAAGGTTGAGAGTGGTCTCGAAGTATTCATATTGGTCTAAAACGGATTCGGAACAAGTTCCATGTTTGTTCCACTCGTGTGACCAGAACTTTGTGTTGTCACTACTTGGACAGGCGAGTGATGGCCAGTTCTTCTCCATACTGCTCACCAAATCTGAtatctatatcatacaaagTCAGAAATATGATTTTAGAAATGGAAAAGATCgctcaaaattgaaaaataatcgttTGATAATGCTTCCAACATTCCATGACAAATTTTCTAGactaaaagtattttattattgttattacttGAATTTGACTAAAAACTTTTATGTTAATAACTAAGCatgtgttaaaaaaaaaaaattcattaccCTAAGAACTCGATTAGGTTGTGTTGTTAATTCATTTGGGTTTTGTTGgattaaaataaatgaaagttTAATGGATTAGATTAGTTCATGTGTTCATAAATACTTACtagtatttttattttagaaaatatcagaaaataatatcagaaaataaaaagtaatatcagaaaataaaaaatttattttagaaaccaaatttttttaattaaatagattaaatctattctaaaaaagaaaaattgaagttACAATCTATGTAATTGTTTTCAGTGATTTTTTCTATAAAAGGTAactatttgttttatttttcctatttttgaaaaaaaaaaacccaagaaaatatgcttaattaattaaaacaaaaaaaacaaaagttctAAATAGTTGCAAAATAAAGCACAAACAATTATCACTTTGGTTCATTtcttacaaaataaaaaacatattttaaaaacaaaatttaaaagtaacATATATATTTTGACAAACTACAATATTGTGTGTAATATACCAATTTTACATATAATGTAGAACAGTTTTTCATAGAATTCTACCAATCTGGAGAATGCATGGTACAATATTGTCAAATTATTGGACACATCTTGCCATATCTCATATACTTAAATTCAATAACTTAAAATACCTGGGTTCGATCGAAGGGGCTGGATGGATCACAATTAGAAGGGTAAGTTCCATCGTTATAATTAGGCCAAAGTCCATGGATTTTAAAGTCAGCACTTGGTTTTCCTGTCCTCGGATAGCAGCAACTTCTTTCTGTGTCACAATAAGATCCAGGccactacaaaaaaaaaaaaaaaaaccccagaAGAACACAAaccaattaaaagaaaaagttaatcTTTATTGAGTAATATGTAAAACTATACAAATACTCACATTTTGAACAAAGTAGAAGAAGTCGAAATCTTGAGCAAAAGTGGGCAGTGAAAAGCATTGGAAAATGACGATAACGTTGATGAGAACAAAGCGAGGAGTGAAGAAGAAACCCATATTGGCCGGCCGACCGCTTTGGGAATCCTCACTATTGGTTCGTTCTATTTTTTATAGAGACGTAAATGGAAGGAAGAGCCAAAATTAATTGTTCGTTTTTAATTTTAGGGAAGAATATCCGCTGGATACAAACTTATTTGCCATTTTTGGGATTTATTTAAGCTGTAACGTTCATAttaccatttttttcttcttcttgtcgGTCAATTTTTTCGTTTCTTTTCTTTGGTGtgaaatttagaaaattttaaatacttAAACTTTGTATCCAATCGATGTCTGACGTTTGGAAATGGGTCTGTCTCTATGCATTGACCTTCTCGTAGAGTTGGAAATTCAAAAGGTTCACACCAatatatgctttttttttttcttttatgagacgacatttataaaattaaaaattgaattcaCACTTTGTTCGACAATTATTAATCCCGAGTGGATTTCACATTACTTGTGAGTTgtgagtttaaaaaaaaatggggTGAGAGAGGCTCGAACTCTCGACCTCAGGATAACTCGTTTAAGCTATGAGACCTACGCGCTAGCCAACTGCGCCACCACCCCTTGGTGTTGATAAGTTAAGAAAACAACTACTTTGACCGGAAGTCTTGATTTCCGTTAAACTCCACGGTTTCCGTAATGTGCTTCTTTCTTAACcaaaaaaaaccttttttttctttattataattttttagggcttttttttaaaatataataaatcgacaaaatattttcatcctatagaacaattttgaaaatagaaaaagcttaTAGGCTCACAAAAAATGTCTCATTCGACACACTATTATTTGATCATACCTATTCACATGTAATCCTTCTTATAAATAATTATGATAAGCGATCGTGTAGACAATTATACAAAATCATGTAAGAAATGACACACGATTGTGTGGTTTTTTTTCAATGATGAGAAAAATAGATGAagaaagtgatatttaaacgatattGATATTATGAAAGAAAagcaataaaaaagaaatagaaggtgaagaaagaaagaaaaagaaagacgaataaaaatagaagaaagaaaatcagCGGAAGAAATTTGGAAGAGAATAAATTACATAGAAGAAGTGACAACTCGTTTTTTTTGCTTTCCCacattatttatattatatttttttatcaatttataCTTTCCAACTCTAgtgacttttctttttcaaaaatatcttatTAAAGAAATGGACAAAAAAGTTAATAGAAGTAAGATAATAATGGTTTGATTAAATAATTGATGAAAAGTGAAAACATTGAAGAGTTTAAAAGTGGAACACAACACAACAATAATGGAAGTTCATTGATCATTTTGCTCTTACAGAAAGTCCTATAAACACTCTTTGAAAAAATTGATCACCAAACAATTACACAGCATATCAAATTCTAATAAGATTGATCTTACCCCAATTACAATTATATTTGACCTTAAAATTACACATGATCAATCTCGATCATGACAGACGTTTTACAATTTGATTTATAGAAGAACAGGTACCTAAGACACCAACAAAAACCCCCAAAACTAAAATTGCTACAATGAGAATCAATTCCCATCCAAATTGACGAGCAGACTTGTTGATCTTGAGATAGCATAAACAAGGGATAAGAATGGAAGTGGTGACACTTAAAAAAGAACCTGTAAAAGCCATAACATAAGCAAAGAATGGAATGAATAAAGCAAGAATAAGGGTTGTAATGAGAAGTAAAGTTCTTATGAGAATGGCTATTTTTTGAGTAATGAAGAAATAATTAGGAGATATTGAATCTTCAATGGCAATAGCAATTGGGTTTGTTATGGCTGCATATTTGGTAATCGGATTTATTAGGGTTGTGTAAATTGCTAACTTTGTGCTGATTTTGTTAACTGGAAGGTTTAATGTTACTTGTGATTTTATGTCATCTCCATACATGTAGTAACCTAAAACACCCATCGAACCATAACTCAACGTGCTCGCCACAAAGCAAACTATTAGAACCTGCAAGAACaggaaagaaaaatattttcattttttgaacATGTAGAAAGTCATGAATCAAACGAGATCGATACTATAGGTTTTAATTATTagttttaccttggaaaattgTGTTCTATTCTTCATCGAATTGCAAAGCATAGGAAAGACAGAATGTCCACAATAACAAAACACAAACAAACTTATAGTTGTAGGCAATCCATGCAAGTTCAAAACTCGATGATGATCGTTATATGATCTTTGGTTAAACCCAAAACCATGATCAGTTGCACCAATCCAACCAACACACAAAACCAAAACGATAGAAGCCAAAACACCACCAAAAGAAACATAAGCCAATGATCCCAAATTCTTCACCCACGTTGTTGGTAATATCAAAACAGCGCTTAATATCATATACATCTTCTTGTAGTTCATCATCCTTTCATGATCAACTTGATCTAAACTCCCAATTTTCAAACCAAATAATGGACTACTACTTGGAAATAGCTTCTCAAGATTATCACCTTCTAATATCAAGAACTCAACAGCCACCAAGTATAATTCCAAGTAAACAAATACTGATACCAATATTCTTCCTTTGTACCCAAATGCCAATCCACCAATATCAGGATAACTCCTCACCATTAATGGATTTGCATCCATACAATGCGTTAAAAGTGAAGCTGTGTAGCAACAAATAATTGATACCATCAATAGAAGAATCAAGCTCACCCAACCTCCTTGAGAAAGGGCAAAAGGAATTGATAATATTCCCACAcctataaaaaaaagttaattattCATCAAAACATATAATTAAAGAGTGATTTAATTAGGGGgaaaactaaactaaaattaCCTGATAATGCATTGATTCCATTGATACAAGTTCTTAAGAAGCTGGTGCCTTTAACCAAAAATTGTGTAGATGGAAGCTGGTTTTGGCTCTCCATATGATCTTGGCCTAATAGATCATTATTTTAGAAATCATTTAGCTCTTATAGTGGAAATTATTTTTCTATAGTTGTGTATAATAATGGTTATGTGGACTCAAAATCTACATGTGTATCCTAATTATCATTAGTTACACATTTCAGGCAAACTGGGATAGAGAGTACACATTATATATGATAACCTTTTCCTTTAATAAATTCTAACTTGGAACCCTAAAAGGATGGTAATTAAACATGATgattgctattattattatgttaaatTACAGATTATCAATGATCTCTGAGTtttaacattttgattttttaaaaaaaatgttattattattattatgttagGGAGGGGCTCTTTTGGGTTATTCACTGCCTAATTTATCAGTTATAAAATTggggaaaaaaagagaaaaaaaaaaaaaaaaaaaaaaaaagcagacAGGTTTCCTTTGGAGGTATTCATTGCCTAATTAATTGTCACCTAATTTTGGATTAAGTCTTATCAAACCCTTTTTATATcgaaaaatctaaaattatttaaaataaaaaaggcgagacgtataatatatatatgtgttaAGATAAAAGTAAAATCTTATCACACTTAAAAGACAAACAATAGAAGCATAAAGCAAAAATGTGACGGCAATTGGTTTATTGGGAGGAACTTCTGTATTCTCGAACTCCATTGTATGCAAGATTTTAAGAGTTAAATTAATCAATAATGTGGATAGTTTTAGAATCAAGATGCCTGAGAGAGAGAGATATGGAGGAATGTCCTAAACCTGAGTTCATTTTGATAACATCCCATCTGCAATAGGCAAATTATGAGAGGGTGGAGGAAATAGATGAAAGGTGTAGGAGAGGATCACCTCCAATCAGAATTTTGATAGATGCAACAAAACTATTGAAATGAGATATTCTGAACAAGAACGGATCTACAGACGAAGAACGATGGATTCTCGTCACTTATGAAAAGCTATCGGATTTTTATTagaataacaaaatttattataagaACGAACGTTTTTATAGAA
This window encodes:
- the LOC103489123 gene encoding ribonuclease 3-like: MKLNYSIFIFNLLLLQPLSSLCLSQDFDFFYFVQQWPGAYCDTKKQHCCYPKTGRPVADFGIHGLWPNYKDGTYPSDCNPDSVFDRTQISEVLSSMEKHWPSLSCPSSNGLRFWSHEWEKHGTCSESELDQKEYFEAAIKLKGKANLLNVLNNAGIEANDEMYSLESVKNAIEEGIGFTPGIECNKDSAGNSQLYQIYLCVDTSGSEFIKCPILPRPKCASTIQFPKF
- the LOC103489122 gene encoding ribonuclease 1-like, whose translation is MGFFFTPRFVLINVIVIFQCFSLPTFAQDFDFFYFVQNWPGSYCDTERSCCYPRTGKPSADFKIHGLWPNYNDGTYPSNCDPSSPFDRTQISDLVSSMEKNWPSLACPSSDNTKFWSHEWNKHGTCSESVLDQYEYFETTLNLKAQANILQALQTAGINPDGSHYSLDKIKSAIEEGIKLTPGISCNVDGSGNSQLYEIYLCVDSSASNFIDCPVFPNSNCASSVEFPKF
- the LOC103489121 gene encoding amino acid transporter AVT1I-like, whose product is MESQNQLPSTQFLVKGTSFLRTCINGINALSGVGILSIPFALSQGGWVSLILLLMVSIICCYTASLLTHCMDANPLMVRSYPDIGGLAFGYKGRILVSVFVYLELYLVAVEFLILEGDNLEKLFPSSSPLFGLKIGSLDQVDHERMMNYKKMYMILSAVLILPTTWVKNLGSLAYVSFGGVLASIVLVLCVGWIGATDHGFGFNQRSYNDHHRVLNLHGLPTTISLFVFCYCGHSVFPMLCNSMKNRTQFSKVLIVCFVASTLSYGSMGVLGYYMYGDDIKSQVTLNLPVNKISTKLAIYTTLINPITKYAAITNPIAIAIEDSISPNYFFITQKIAILIRTLLLITTLILALFIPFFAYVMAFTGSFLSVTTSILIPCLCYLKINKSARQFGWELILIVAILVLGVFVGVLGTCSSINQIVKRLS